In the genome of Pongo pygmaeus isolate AG05252 chromosome 9, NHGRI_mPonPyg2-v2.0_pri, whole genome shotgun sequence, one region contains:
- the MSANTD2 gene encoding myb/SANT-like DNA-binding domain-containing protein 2 isoform X4: MPPPFSSARGFGAPRPRPSPRERSGRRGRARGERPRGVDDLRPAATSSAAGTRSHPPAGKPGPRAAPETAVAGCAGASLPGGAAAAAWKMAAPCGSELPANSPLKIPKMEVLSPASPGGLSDGNPSLSDPSTPRGASPLGPGSAAGSGATASGGLGLGLGGRSAASSSVSFSPGGGGGGAAAAAAAACRGMSWTPAETNALIAVWGNERLVEARYQQLEGAGTVFGSKAPGPAMYERVSRALAELGYERTPSQCRERIKLVRCPELNAVLQLWPHRC; the protein is encoded by the coding sequence ATGCCCCCACCCTTCTCTTCAGCTCGGGGCTTCGGCGCGCCTCGTCCCCGCCCTTCGCCCCGGGAGAGGAGCGGGCGGCGTGGGAGGGCTCGCGGAGAAAGGCCCAGGGGAGTGGACGACCTCCGCCCGGCAGCCACATCCTCGGCAGCAGGGACCCGGAGCCACCCACCCGCGGGCAAGCCAGGCCCGAGGGCAGCCCCGGAGACCGCGGTGGCCGGATGCGCGGGCGCGTCACTTCCGGGCGGTGCAGCGGCGGCCGCTTGGAAGATGGCTGCGCCCTGTGGCTCGGAGCTGCCCGCCAACTCGCCGCTAAAAATCCCGAAGATGGAGGTCCTTTCCCCGGCTTCTCCTGGTGGCCTGAGCGACGGAAATCCATCGCTGTCCGACCCTTCCACGCCTCGGGGTGCCTCCCCGCTCGGGCCGGGCAGTGCGGCGGGCTCGGGGGCAACGGCGTCCGGGGGTCtcgggctggggctggggggccGCAGCGCCGCCTCGTCCTCGGTCTCCTTCTCCCCTGGTGGCGGCGGTGGCGGGGCTGcggcagccgccgccgccgcctgccGGGGCATGTCGTGGACGCCGGCCGAGACGAACGCGCTCATCGCAGTGTGGGGCAACGAGCGGCTGGTGGAGGCGCGGTACCAGCAGCTGGAGGGAGCCGGCACGGTGTTCGGCAGCAAGGCCCCCGGGCCAGCCATGTACGAGCGCGTGTCCCGGGCCCTGGCCGAGCTGGGCTACGAGCGGACCCCGTCCCAGTGCCGGGAGCGCATCAAG